CGGCCTTCTTGCCGCCCATGGCCTCGATCAGCATGGCCGGGGCGTCGTCATCGGTGAAATCCTTCATCAGCAGCTTCACGCCGGGGATGGGATCCATTTCGAGATAGTCGATGCCGACGATCAGCGGATTGGCATCGGTGGAGCCGATGGCGCGGGCGGCCACCTGCGACCAGCCGCCGGGCGCGGCGCCCAGATCGACGATGCGCATGCCGGGGCGGAAGAGGTGGTGGCGCTCGTCCATCTCCTTGATCTTGAAGGCCGCACGCGAGCGGTAGCCGGCGGCGCGGGCCTTGGCGACATAGGGGTCATTGAGCTGGCGCTCGAGCCATTTGGTCGACCCGGTCTTGCGGCCCTTGGCCGTCTTGAGCCGGATCTTGAGGTCCTTTTCGGACTTGCGTCCGCCGGTACCGAGGGCTTTATCCACCATTGGGAGTTCTCCGAGGATAGCGCGAGGCACGCGACCGGGCCCGGTCGGCATCCATCAGCGAAATGAGTATGCCTTCGCGCAAGCCGCGATCGGCGACGCGCACGCGGTCGGTGGGCCATTCGCGGCGAATGGCCTCGAAAATGGCGCAGCCGGGCAAGACGAGATCGGCACGGTCGCGGCCGATGCAGGGATGGGCGACGCGGCGCTCGAAGGGCATGGCCAACAATACCTTCATGGTCTCGTCGACCTGAGCACGCTGCATCCACAAGCCATCGACCTTCTGGCGCTCATAGCGCTCGAGGCCGAGATGGAGGCCCGCCAGGGTGGTCACCGTGCCCGAGGTGCCGATCAGGTGCACATCGTGGCTGGCAATCATCTGGCGCAGCTTTTCGCGGCCGCGGAACTGGCGCAGGTGCTCGCTGACATGGGCCACCATGGCCTCGAAGATCGCCGGGGTGACATCGACGCCGCCGAACTTTTCGGCAATGGAGACAACGCCGACCGGCAGCGACTGCCAGGAGCGGATGGATGCGGCCATGCGGCCCTGCGACTTGGGACGGCCGCCGCGGAAATCGAGCCAGGCCAGTTCGGACGAGCCACCGCCAATGTCGAACATCAGGGCGCCGGACGTTTCCATGTCGATCAGGTCGGCGCAGCCAGTGACGGCCAGTTCGGCCTCGGTCCGACGATCGACGATTTCGAGATCGAGCCCGATCTCCTCCTTGACGCGGGCCAGGAAGGCGGGGCCGTTTTCGGCAATGCGGCAGGCTTCGGTGGCGATCAGGCGCATGCGGGCGGGTTGGTGCTCGCGCAGCTTGTTGCGGCACTGGCGCAGCGCCTCCATGGTGCGTTCCATGGCGGCATCGCCGAGGCGCCCGGTGACCGAGACACCCTCGCCCAGCCGGACGATGCGGGTGAAGCCATCGAGCACGCGGAAGCCGTGGTCGTGCGGGCGGGCAATCAGCAGGCGACAGTTATTGGTGCCCAGATCGAGCGCCGCATAAAGCGGACCGCGATGCTTGCGAGTCGGATTGGGGGCGGGCGCTGTCCGCGTGTCCGTCTGGTCAGGAGGCCGACTGGTCCCTGCCCTCCCCGCCTGGTCAGGACCAGTGGGGGTACGGAGTGCCGGCTCGTCCGAGGACGGAGGTACGGCGGCGGACCGATCGGAATCGGTCACATTGATCTCCTGATGTGCGCGGTCGCCGTCCCGGAACTGGCCGGTAGCGCCCGATCGCACTTAATTGCGTGTCGGGATCGACGGTAGAGCAAGGGGCCGACAAGCGCAATGCAATGCATTGCCGATGGCATGCGGCGGCGGCAGGGCTCTGATGCAGAAGACGGCAAATGTGCCGGCTGCAAAGACAATAGGCAGATTGCCGCAGGAATGGGCGATACGGCGCTGAAGGCATGGCCATGTTGATTCAGCACTGTCCGGTAAGCCGCTGCCCTTGCAGCGCTTTTCCAGATGAGCGGGCTTGGCACGGTTTGTGCAATCCGGTGTGCAGGGCTTGCAGTGAGCCCACAGACATTGGCGTCCAGCGTTGGGCGCCCCCGCATGGCAAAGCTGCCAATCGTTTCGCGACCGGTTTCCCGGCGCGCCTCGATTGGCAGCTTTTTTGTTTTGTGCCGCGCCGAACAGGAGAGCACCTATGAGCGAGAGACTGGTCATCATCGGCAATGGCATGGCGCCGGGACGGATGCTGGAGCATCTGTTCGAGGCGGCGCCGGGGCGATTTGCCGTCACCATCTTCAATGCCGAGCCCCGGGTGAACTATAACCGGCTGATGCTGTCGCCGGTGCTCTCGGGCGAAAAGACCTATGAAGAGATCATCACCCATGGTGATGAGTGGTACGCGGAAAACGGCGTGGTGCTGCACAAGAGCGCGCCGGTCACGCTGATCGACCGGGTGGCTATGCGGGTGGTCTCGGCCAATGGCATCGTCGCCGACTACGATCACCTGGTGATCGCCACCGGATCGAGCCCGTTCATTCCGCCGGTGCCGGGGCATCAGCTGCCGGGCGTGGTGACCTATCGCGATCTCGACGATGTCGACAAGATGCTGGCTGCCGGCAAGGGCTGCAAGGTGGTGGTGATCGGCGGCGGGTTGCTGGGGCTGGAAGCGGCGGCAGGCCTCAAGATGCAGGGCATGGACGTGACCGTGCTGCATCTGGGGCCGACGCTGATGGAGCGCCAGCTCGATCCGGCGGCCGGGTACCTGCTGGAAAAGGCCTTCACCGATCGTGGCATCACGGTGATCACGAGAGCCAATACCAAGCAGGTGCTGGGCACAGAGCGCGTCGAGGGGGTGGAACTGGCCGACGGCACGGTGATCGACTGCGCCATGGTGGTGATGGCGGTGGGTATTCGCCCGGCCACGGCGCTGGCCAAGAATGCGGGCCTGGCGGTCAATCGCGGCATCGTGGTGGACGACCAGATGCGGACCGAAGACCCGCATGTGTTTGCGCTGGGCGAATGCGCCGAGCATCGCGGCACCTGTTATGGCCTCGTCGCGCCGCTCTACGAGATGGGCAAGGTGCTGGCCGATACACTGATCGGGGAGAAGGCGGACTACCAGGGTTCGGTGACCTCGACCAAGCTCAAGGTGACCGGGATCGACCTGTTCTCGGCAGGCGATTTCGGCGAGGGCGAGGACCGCGAGGAGATCGTGCTGCGCGACGCCAGCGCCGGGATCTACAAAAGGCTGGTGCTCAAGCATGACCGGATCATCGGCGCCGTGCTCTATGGCGAGACGTCGGACGGACCCTGGTTTTTCGACCTGATGAAACGCGGGGTGGATACGCGCGACATGCGCGACTCCCTGGTGTTCGGCCAGGCGTATCAGGGGGGCGCCCCCCTGGACCCTATGGCGGCCGTTGCAGCCTTGCCGGATGAGGCAGAGATCTGTGGCTGTAACGGCGTGTGCAAGGGCAAGATCACCCAGACGATTACCGGCAAGGGCCTGACCGGGCTCGACGGCGTGCGCGCCTTCACCAAGGCCTCGGCCTCGTGCGGCTCGTGCACGCATCTGGTGGAGCAGTTGCTGCATCTGACGCTGGGCGCGGGCTACAATCCGGCGGCCGTGCAGCCGATGTGCGGCTGCACCGACTATGGCCATGACGATGTGCGGCGGCTGATCATCGCCAAGGGGCTCAAATCGATCCCCGCGGTGATGCAGGAGCTGGAATGGAAGACCAGCTGCGGCTGCGCCAAGTGCCGACCGGCGCTGAACTACTATCTCGTCTCCGACTGGCCCGGCGAATACGAGGACGACGGCCAGTCCCGCTTCATCAATGAGCGGGTGCATGCCAATATCCAGAAAGACGGCACCTATTCGGTGGTGCCGCGCATGTGGGGCGGCATGACCAGCCCCAAAGAGCTGCGCGCCATTGCCGATGTGGCCGACAAGTTCGCCATTCCGGCGGTCAAGGTGACCGGCGGGCAGCGCATCGACCTGCTGGGAGTCAAGAAGGAGGACCTGCCGGGGGTCTGGGCCGACCTCAATGCCGCCGGCATGGTTTCGGGCGCCGCCTATGCCAAGGGGCTGCGGACGGTCAAGACCTGCGTCGGCTCGGACTGGTGCCGCTTCGGGACGCAGGATTCGACTGGGCTGGGCATCCGCATCGAGAAGTTCATGTGGGGCGCCTGGACGCCGGCCAAGCTCAAGCTGGCGGTGTCGGGCTGCCCGCGCAACTGCGCCGAGGCCACCTGCAAGGATATCGGGGTGATCTGCGTCGATAGTGGCTACGACATCCACTTTGCCGGCGCTGCCGGGCTCGACATCAAGGGCACCGAGCTCTTGTGCCATTCCGATAGCGAGGACGAGGCGCTCGAGATCATCGTGGCGCTGACCCAGCTCTATCGCGAACAGGGGCGGTATCTGGAACGGATCTACAAATGGGCCAAACGGGTGGGCACGCCGTCGATCCTGGCCAATGTCGTCGATGACCGCGACAAGCGGCGCGCCTATTACGAGCGCTTTGTCTATTCGCAGACCTTTGCCCAGATCGACCCCTGGGAGGAGCGCGTCAATGGCAAGGATGCGCATGAATTTGCGGCCCTGGCCGAGTTCGGCATGCCGGTGGCGGCAGAGTGATGGAGCAGGTCATGAGCGGTTGGATCGATATCGGCAGCGTGGACGCCATACCCCGGCGCGGGGCGCGCTGCGTCAACATACCGGGCGGCAAGATCGCGGTGTTCCGCACCCAGGAGGACCAGATCTTTGCGCTGGAAAACCGCTGTCCGCACCGGGCCGGACCGCTCAGCGAGGGGATTGTGCATGGGGCTGCGGTCACCTGCCCGCTGCATAGCTGGGTGTTCGACCTGGCCACCGGAAAGGCACAGGGCGCAGACGAGGGCGCGGTGCGGACCTATGCCGTCAGCGTGGTGGACGGGCGTATCCTGATGGCGCCCGAACTGGCGCTGGTGGCTGCCGAATAGCGTCAAGCTGACGTCTTGTCGTCGCGACCGGCGCGGGATCTTGGGCGAAAAGGCGGGTCAATCCGCACCCTGACCGGACCCAAATCCGGCCGCTCCTGGCTGCGACAACAGCGCAGGCGGCTGCGGCAACAGCGTCAGAGAGACGTCGTATATCTTTTTGTATCAGCGGTTTAGCAGGAGAGGTTCGAGGCGGAATTGCTGCGTCATCTTGCAGGTTGGAAAGGCGCGATGGCCTGCGCATAATGCGGGCAATCCGGTGGACCCATCCTCATCGGGCAGCATACAGGACACACCATGGACTTCGGCCTCACCGCGGAACTGCTGGCCCGCATCCAGTTCGCCTTCACCATCTCGTTCCACTTCATCTTTCCGGCCTTTTCGATCGGCACGGCCAGCTATCTGGCAGTGCTGAACGGGCTGTGGCTGTGGAAGCGCGATCCTGCCTATCTCAAGCTGTTCGAATACTGGAAGACCATCTTTGCCGTGACCTTCGGCATGGGCGTCGTGTCGGGCATTGTCATGAGCTACCAGTTCGGGACCAATTGGTCGGTGTTCTCGCAGCGAGCCGGCGCCGTGATCGGGCCGCTGATGGGCTATGAGGTGCTGACGGCCTTCTTCCTCGAGGCCGGGTTCCTGGGCATTGCCTTGTTCGGGCGCAAGCGGGTGGGCGACACGCTGCACATGGTGGCCGTGGCAGTGGTGGCGATCGGCACGCTGATCTCGGCAACCTGGATCATCTCGGTCAACAGCTGGATGCATACGCCGCAGGGCTTTTCCATCGATGGCAGCGGCAATTTCGTGCCGGAAGACTGGTGGGCGATCGTCTTCAACCCGTCCTTCCCCTATCGCCTGGTGCATACGGTGCTGGCGGCGTTCCTCACCACCGCCTTTGCCGTGGGTGCGGTCGGGGCCTGGCACCTGCTGAGGGACCGCAGCAACCGGCAGGCGCAGATCATGTTCTCGATGGCCATGTGGATGGCGGCCATTGTCACGCCGCTGCAGATCTTTGCCGGCGACCAGCATGGGCTCAATACGCTCGAATACCAGCCGGCCAAGATCGCCGCGATGGAAGGCCATTATGAAGGCCATCCCGAGGGTGCGCCGCTGATCCTGTTCGGCATTCCCAATGAGGCCGAGCAGCGCATGGACTATGCCGTGCAGATCCCCAAGCTGGGCTCGCTGATCCTCGAGCACGATCTCAATGCGCCCATGCGGGGGCTGGACGCCTTCCCCGAGGCGGATCGGCCGCCGGTGATGATCCCGTTCTTTGCCTTCCGCATCATGGTGGGCATCGGCTTTGCCATGCTGGGCGTGGGCCTGTGGTCGCTGTGGTCGCGCTATCGCAAGACGCTCTTCACCAATAGCTGGCTGCATCGCGCGGCGCTGGTGATGGGGCCGTCGGGCTTTGTGGCGGTGCTGGCGGGCTGGTTCACCACCGAGGTGGGGCGGCAGCCGTTCACGGTCTATGGATTGATGCGGACCTCGGAAAGCCTGTCGCCGGTGGATGCGCCGGCGGTGGGCGCCTCGCTGGTGGCCTTTGTGGTGGTCTATTTCGTCGTGTTCGGCGCGGGCGTCTTTTACCTCTTCCGCCTGTTCCGCCGCCCGCCCGTGCTGGACGACGATCACGAGCTCGACAAGGGCCCGACCCGGGCCGCCGGCATCATGCCGGGACCGGCACAGGAAGACAGCATTCGCGAAGGAGCCGACCGTGGCCATTGACCTGCCGACAGTCTGGGCTGGCATCATCGCCTTTGCGGTGCTCGCCTATGTGGTGCTGGACGGGTTCGACCTGGGGGTGGGGATCCTCTTCCCGTTCTTCCCCGAGCGGCACGACCGCGACGTGATGACCAATTCCATTGCCCCGGTCTGGGACGGCAACGAGACCTGGCTGGTGCTGGGCGGTGGCGGGCTGATGGCGGTGTTTCCGGTGGTCTATGCCACGGTGCTGCCGGCGCTCTACATGCCCATCATCCTGATGCTGCTGGCCTTGGTGTTCCGCGGCGTGGCGTTTGAATTCCGCCACCGCACCATCCGCGGCTCGATCTGGTGGGATGTCGGGTTCTGGCTGGGGTCGACCATTGCCGCCTTCTGCCAGGGCATTGCCCTGGGCGCGCTGGTGCAGGGCATCACCATTGTCGACAATGCCTATGCCGGCGACTGGTGGGAGTGGCTGACGCCGTTCTCGCTGGTGACAGGCTGTGCCGTGACGGTGGGTTATGCGCTGCTGGGGGCCACCTGGCTCAACCTCAAGACTGCGGGCGAGCTGCAGGCGACGGCGCGGCGGCTGGCCATGATCAGCGGCGCGGCTACGGTGGTGCTGATCGGCGTGGTCTCGCTGTGGAGCCCGTTCATCGACGCGGTCTATTTCGAGCGCTGGTTCCAGTGGCCGACGGCCTTCTTCTCGGCCTTCGTGCCCATGCTGCTGGCCGTCTGCGTGTTTGCGCTGTGGCATGGCCTGA
This sequence is a window from Devosia beringensis. Protein-coding genes within it:
- a CDS encoding RlmE family RNA methyltransferase is translated as MVDKALGTGGRKSEKDLKIRLKTAKGRKTGSTKWLERQLNDPYVAKARAAGYRSRAAFKIKEMDERHHLFRPGMRIVDLGAAPGGWSQVAARAIGSTDANPLIVGIDYLEMDPIPGVKLLMKDFTDDDAPAMLIEAMGGKKADLVMSDMAWPTTGHRPTDHLRIVQLIEIAAAFALDVLAPNGVFIAKVFQGGTEHELLHMLKRHFKTTHHAKPPASRSDSAEAYLIAKGFKGSNDTVPGAGEYDR
- a CDS encoding Ppx/GppA phosphatase family protein; the encoded protein is MTDSDRSAAVPPSSDEPALRTPTGPDQAGRAGTSRPPDQTDTRTAPAPNPTRKHRGPLYAALDLGTNNCRLLIARPHDHGFRVLDGFTRIVRLGEGVSVTGRLGDAAMERTMEALRQCRNKLREHQPARMRLIATEACRIAENGPAFLARVKEEIGLDLEIVDRRTEAELAVTGCADLIDMETSGALMFDIGGGSSELAWLDFRGGRPKSQGRMAASIRSWQSLPVGVVSIAEKFGGVDVTPAIFEAMVAHVSEHLRQFRGREKLRQMIASHDVHLIGTSGTVTTLAGLHLGLERYERQKVDGLWMQRAQVDETMKVLLAMPFERRVAHPCIGRDRADLVLPGCAIFEAIRREWPTDRVRVADRGLREGILISLMDADRARSRASRYPRRTPNGG
- the nirB gene encoding nitrite reductase large subunit NirB; amino-acid sequence: MSERLVIIGNGMAPGRMLEHLFEAAPGRFAVTIFNAEPRVNYNRLMLSPVLSGEKTYEEIITHGDEWYAENGVVLHKSAPVTLIDRVAMRVVSANGIVADYDHLVIATGSSPFIPPVPGHQLPGVVTYRDLDDVDKMLAAGKGCKVVVIGGGLLGLEAAAGLKMQGMDVTVLHLGPTLMERQLDPAAGYLLEKAFTDRGITVITRANTKQVLGTERVEGVELADGTVIDCAMVVMAVGIRPATALAKNAGLAVNRGIVVDDQMRTEDPHVFALGECAEHRGTCYGLVAPLYEMGKVLADTLIGEKADYQGSVTSTKLKVTGIDLFSAGDFGEGEDREEIVLRDASAGIYKRLVLKHDRIIGAVLYGETSDGPWFFDLMKRGVDTRDMRDSLVFGQAYQGGAPLDPMAAVAALPDEAEICGCNGVCKGKITQTITGKGLTGLDGVRAFTKASASCGSCTHLVEQLLHLTLGAGYNPAAVQPMCGCTDYGHDDVRRLIIAKGLKSIPAVMQELEWKTSCGCAKCRPALNYYLVSDWPGEYEDDGQSRFINERVHANIQKDGTYSVVPRMWGGMTSPKELRAIADVADKFAIPAVKVTGGQRIDLLGVKKEDLPGVWADLNAAGMVSGAAYAKGLRTVKTCVGSDWCRFGTQDSTGLGIRIEKFMWGAWTPAKLKLAVSGCPRNCAEATCKDIGVICVDSGYDIHFAGAAGLDIKGTELLCHSDSEDEALEIIVALTQLYREQGRYLERIYKWAKRVGTPSILANVVDDRDKRRAYYERFVYSQTFAQIDPWEERVNGKDAHEFAALAEFGMPVAAE
- the nirD gene encoding nitrite reductase small subunit NirD, with the translated sequence MSGWIDIGSVDAIPRRGARCVNIPGGKIAVFRTQEDQIFALENRCPHRAGPLSEGIVHGAAVTCPLHSWVFDLATGKAQGADEGAVRTYAVSVVDGRILMAPELALVAAE
- a CDS encoding cytochrome ubiquinol oxidase subunit I codes for the protein MDFGLTAELLARIQFAFTISFHFIFPAFSIGTASYLAVLNGLWLWKRDPAYLKLFEYWKTIFAVTFGMGVVSGIVMSYQFGTNWSVFSQRAGAVIGPLMGYEVLTAFFLEAGFLGIALFGRKRVGDTLHMVAVAVVAIGTLISATWIISVNSWMHTPQGFSIDGSGNFVPEDWWAIVFNPSFPYRLVHTVLAAFLTTAFAVGAVGAWHLLRDRSNRQAQIMFSMAMWMAAIVTPLQIFAGDQHGLNTLEYQPAKIAAMEGHYEGHPEGAPLILFGIPNEAEQRMDYAVQIPKLGSLILEHDLNAPMRGLDAFPEADRPPVMIPFFAFRIMVGIGFAMLGVGLWSLWSRYRKTLFTNSWLHRAALVMGPSGFVAVLAGWFTTEVGRQPFTVYGLMRTSESLSPVDAPAVGASLVAFVVVYFVVFGAGVFYLFRLFRRPPVLDDDHELDKGPTRAAGIMPGPAQEDSIREGADRGH
- the cydB gene encoding cytochrome d ubiquinol oxidase subunit II; translation: MAIDLPTVWAGIIAFAVLAYVVLDGFDLGVGILFPFFPERHDRDVMTNSIAPVWDGNETWLVLGGGGLMAVFPVVYATVLPALYMPIILMLLALVFRGVAFEFRHRTIRGSIWWDVGFWLGSTIAAFCQGIALGALVQGITIVDNAYAGDWWEWLTPFSLVTGCAVTVGYALLGATWLNLKTAGELQATARRLAMISGAATVVLIGVVSLWSPFIDAVYFERWFQWPTAFFSAFVPMLLAVCVFALWHGLTTDKHLQPFLAALGLFVLSFVGVGISFYPYMVPGALTIAEAAAPESSMVFLLVGASVLIPVILIYTGYAYWVFRGKIDPEEGYH